The Silurus meridionalis isolate SWU-2019-XX chromosome 18, ASM1480568v1, whole genome shotgun sequence genome includes the window tcaaaatactccctccaccttctcaacacactctcctcactagtcaacacatttcctctccatcctttactgctctaacttgcagtacatccttcccagctcggtccctctgtctggccaagtgatacaaatccttttctccttccttagtatccaacttctcctacagcttctcatatgccttttccttggctttcaccacatccctctttacctgctgctgcatctccttgttctcctgcctacttttctcatcactctgtctatcccacttctgttttgccaacctctttctccttatgctctcctgcacttcctcattccaccaccacgtctccttgtcttcctttctatttccagatgtcacaccaatttctgcagtagtttcccaatcttccagcacctcttcaccaccaccaagctcctgtctgatctcttccctgaacctcacactacactcttcctccttcagtttccaccatcttattcttctttcagtcctcactctcctcctcttcttcttcgcctccaaaaccatcctacagaccaccatccgatgctgtctagctacactgtcccctgccaataccttacagtctccaatctccttcaggttgcatctcttacatagaacatagtccacctgtgtgcaccttcctccactcttatcgtcaccctatgatcctccttcttcttaaaataagtgttcaccactgccatttccatccttttagcaaaatctaccaccatctgcccttccacattcctctccttaaggccatacctacccatcacctcctcatcacctctgttcccttcacctacatatccattaaagtctgccccaatcaccaattgttcaTTCCTACGTaccccttctaccacttcatctaactcactccagaatttttccttctcctctatctcaAAACCCACTtggagcataggcactaatgacatttatcatcaccctatcagaaactctcttcacctccactacactcttactgtactctcccttcagaatcacccctacaccatttctctttccatccacaccatgatagaacagtttaaacacctccaatgctcctggtcttactccctttccacttggtctttCCCTGTGAATTTGGAATGGTTTCTAGAggcaattttttaattataacagTGTTTAAGCATTTGATTAATACAGATTGTATTATTAGATGCTTTTGGAACAGACCAATGTCTGAACAGACCCAAACTGCGTGGTATGAACAAAGCATCCTTCTAATAAAGTATGGTGAGATGGTGGGTTTGGTTTTTGTTGGCCCAATATCAGGTGAATTCCAAGCTCACAAATGTAGTTAGTGCTCGAAAGAATGTGACACCAATGATGAAGTGTTTTACCCTGATACGAGCGCTCGAGTATAATGAACTTGAATGGATTTGATTTTAAAGtgcaaacatttttcttttcctgtttatgTAATTCTATTATGAATCATACACTTGAGAAAATGCTGCAAAAAGTTGTATTGCAATATTGACcaacatattttattataattgatcTACATCATTAtgtttggagacggatgatccgctgtggcgacccctaaaggtagaagtctatatatatatatatatatatatatacacagtgaggaaaataagtatttgaacactctgctattttgcaagttcttccacttagaaatcatggaggggtctgaaattgtcaacgtaggtgcatgtccactgtgagagacataatctaaaaaaaaaaatacagaattcacaatatattatttttaaactatttatttgtatgtacagctgcaaataagtatttgaacacctgtctatcagctagaattctgaccctcaaagacctgttagtctgcctttaaaatgtccacctccactacatttattatcctaaattagatgcacctgtttaaggtcgttagctgcataaagacacctgtccactccatacaatcagtaagaatccaactactaacatggccaagaccaaagagctgtccaaagacactagagacaaaattgtacacctccacaaggctggaaagggctacggggaaattgccaagcagcttggtgaaaaaaggtccactgctggagcaatcattagaaaatggaagaagctaaacatgacggtcaatctccctcggactggggctccatgcaagatctcacctcgtgggggctcaatgatcctaaggaaggtgagaaatcagcccagaactacacgggaggagctggtcaatgacctgaaaagagctgggaccactgtttccacggttactgttggtaatacactaagtttgccaatgaccatttggatgttgcagaggagtcatggggtcagatgagaccaaaatagaacttttgggtcataattccactaaacgtgttttgaggaagaagaatgattagtaccatcccaagaacaccatccctactgtgaagcatgggggtggtagcatcatgctttgggggtgtttttctgcacatgggacagggcgactgcactgtattaaggagaggatgaccggggccatgtattgcgagattttggggaacaacctccttcccacAGTTAGAgtattgaagatgggtcgaggctgggtcttccaacatgacaatgaccggaagcacacagccaggataaacaaggagtggctctgtaagaagcatatcaaggttctggcatggcctagccagtctccagacctaaacccaatagagaatctttggagggagctccaactccgtgtttctcagcgacaggccaaaaacctgactgatctagagaagatctgtgtggaggtgtgggccaaaatctggtgaaaaactacaggaaacgtttgacctctgtaattgcaaacaaaagttactgtaccaaatattaatattgactttctcaggtgttcaaatacttatttgcagctgtatcatacaaataaatagtaaaaaaatcatacattgtgatttctggatttttgtttttagattatgtctctcacagtggacatgcacctacaatgataatttcagacccctccatgatttctaagtgagagaacttgcaaaatagcagggtgttcaaatacttattttcctcactgtgtatgtgtgtgtgatatatatatatatatatatatatcatgagTACCGATATCCACTGCTAATGTTTCACTaccagaaaagaaagaaaagttattttaatgaatgattTCAGTAATGTAACCAATTGAATTGACTTGGAACCACAGAGCGATGGTTGTGTCTCCAAATACTTTTTCGCAAGAACATTGCACTGCTCAtgcacaaagcaaaaaaaaaaaaaaaactccaacaGTTAAAATACAGATGACTACATGAACAGGGCTGCacagattttattaaattatttataaaccatttatacaaagcaacaaaaagaaataaaataaaataaaatgagatcttaatatttatattatttctcttttacactTCCTTGGTGTACTTCCATGGAACGAGGAGGGGGAGGAGCTATGGCCTAATAGTGAATCTGTATTGTAATCAGACTCGATTACAGATacagtgataaaaaaatattcacccTTTGACACCTTATGGTGTAGGAGCCTATCGTCAACATGGGAAATGAACAGACGATCAAACGTAGAATTGAAATCTtgaaattagaaatgagttgcCAGTCCTGTGGTTATCAGGCAAGTCTTAACTGAAGAGAACGAGGCGTCGAGAACAGACACCTTCGTGTTCATCTTGATCtgatcacatttttaaaaaaggctgGCGGATTACAGGAACTACAGTCACCATGAAGTCTCTCAGATACTGGGATTTCAGAttgaaaaaaagtttgaaaaagaaacaaagtttGGTCGCACAGCAATGGAATGCAATCAGCAAATAGGGAATAAAACCACACACTTATATGAcgtgaacaaaagtattggaacgccTGCCTTTTCCAGCCGTGTGTTGAACTGTTACCGCAAACTTGGAGGCAAATTTGGATTCAACTTTCAACTTAacctatgagacccaaacctgtccagGATGAcggtgcccctgtgcacaaaaccacgTCTATGAAGGTCATGAGTTGCTGTGTAAGATCTAAAGCGTCTCTGCTccaaaccctattaaacacatttgggatgaattggaacgctgacatTCCAAACAGCAGCTATTTGGGACTAaacatgtggaatgggagcACGAACCAAATGATATTTTCAGGTGTTCACCCTATGTTCATATAAAGAATGAAATTGGCACAAATGGAaatgaaatctttaaaaagTGTATCCCGCGTCGCTCTCCGTACCCGAGTGTCACTCCTGCTGTGTCTTTCACCGTCTTTTATTTaacaagtacacacacaaaataaatattgtatctgTGATCTTCGGAGTTAAacaacaagagagagaaaaaaaaaacattttaaaaagtcctGAAATTGAGAAACGAGTGTACGGCGTTCCTAAATGATGTAGTTGGGAAGAGTGAAATGAAGAAGGGAGCGAGTGTTTCATCTCTTGTTAAGTTCTGCAAAATCGGAGAGACATTAGGTGGAAAAGTATCGTACAGTCTTTACAGCCAGTTGTGAAAGGGTCGATGTAAATAAAGAGTCTCCGCCCTGTTTTCTGGGCGTGTATCATGCCTTGAACAGCAGCTCCTGAGCCCAGCTCCTGATGGCTGTTGTTGTGTCTTGCAAGTAAATCCATGTGCTGTTGGTAAGAGCCACAACGTGGTTCTGCATGCAGAGGAGCGACACTTCACCACTACAGGGGGGGAGAAAAACATACATTAGCAAAATGTATTGATATTcaacttcaaataaataaaagaaaatggtcCATAGAGCTAAACCTCTGCAAGATTTCAATCTAATAGAGAAGCATGTGCTCTAAGGATGGCTCGATACCATTATTTTGGCGAATGTCATACATCGGAATTGATACTAAAATCGATAGAATAATTGACAAATAACCAGCATCAAAagatgtaaattaaaaaatatattcatatctTAATACCTTTGTATCAaaccacaacaaaaaaacctaCAGGGAACAGTTACATTTTGacgttagaaaaaaaaaatatatatatatctcaactaatacaatgaaaatatattcaaatcttGTCTTTGACACTTTTACCTGTTGTGAAGCAATTTCAGAAGCCACCTACAGGTCAACTGTGGAACAGCagtgtataaaataatgaattcagCCGAACTATGATATTGTGGTTTAAAATGGGATATATATACACCGGGAATTTTCAGTGCAAAAGATCTTACTGGCTTCTAAATGACACCAGTTCTGCACCTACGTGACGGTGTCGTGACATGAAGCTTTTGGAGCTCCATTTCCATCCGAATAATGCCTCGATTTTTACTTATGGATCTCCTTGTTTTTTAATCGTTTATTCAATAAAAGGTTTAACAATTATCAAATCGCTCCTACAACAGAGTCCCCAGGCAGGAATAATCCATTTACTAAATTAAACACTTGTACTGACTTGCAGGAGTCTTGCAGCAGCTGCCAAAGCTGTTGGAGCAGTGTAACGATGTACTGCAGGCCGGGCAGGATGTAGTTCTGATGCACGAACAGCAGCAGCTCCTTTACAAACTCAAAAAACTTGAAAACGCTCTCTGGGGTGATGGCGCTGATCTGGAAGTGGGCAaggatacaaaataaacaaagggCAACATTAAATACATGCAGACTTGCACGAGTggaagtcttaaaaaaaaaaaaataaagaattaccCGTTCTACCAGTACGGGGGCGCTCTCCTGTAGCCACAGCATCGACTCGGAACTCTTCTGTGTGACAAAGACCGCAGCCACCTTGGTCTTCTCCAGAGCGGCTTCCAAAAACGGCCCCACGGTCTCCACAGCCAGGGAGTAATAATGCGGCGTATTCTTAGCCAAGTAGCTGCGTGACAACGACAGAACGCGATAAGTGCAATGCAGCGCACGTGAATCCAACGTTACGAAATGCGAGTTAAGGTTTTTACTTGATGCTCCGCCGGCTGTAATGGGACACTTTACTCCAGGCCTGCTGCGACGCCGCAGTGACGCCGCTCTTTTGCAGGTACAGCGCCGTGGTGGAGTCGGCGAATGCGCCGTGAGATCTTACGTCATGGGCTATAAAACCGGCGACAAACACCAACAGCGCCAACAGCACCCGCGACCACGGGAACCCCCGAGAGTGAATTTTCATCTGCAGAGACTGTGAGAAGGAGAAGATGATGAGTAAGCATTTATGGTGATGTAATATGGGaatgaaatgaactaaatgggtttagtgtTTAACCAATATTCTTGTATGcgatttcagcaataaaaacacttaattttctaaaaaaagaaaaattaaatgacttgttaattttaagagacccgtcttattcgCTCTCTCTTACATAGTgttgctctttaatgaagaaaaagttcTGATCCGATTTTCGATGGAATACTCGACtactaaaataaattagtaGCAGCAGACCAATTAAAACTCGTTTAAAAATTTTGAAACggacgtatatatacacacacccactaATACATAGAcacacccccatacacacacacacacacccactcataCATAGACACACCCCCATACACAGCTACCAAAAGCTATAATTAGCTTATAAAGAAAGCTAATTAACCAATCAAAATGGAGTATTGCACTTAATAGAGTGTTGTACTGTGGtacaaaatgtaatacataATCCTACATTTCTATGCCCCATGAGTCAGAAACGTGTCTTACACTGCAGACAGCGCTGCATTCTTGTACATCGTCCAAGTTCGCCGTGGCCCTGATCTCTTCATTGGTCACTTTGAAAGACTGTATCGTTTCCTGAAGGCTGCTTCGcaactacaaaacaaacaaaaccggTGTTCAGCAGTAGTGCACAGCAATCTAAAACAGCTAAATACTGATCAGCTACTGTACCTTGGGTGGTAGTGTGCTCCATATACTGAAAAGGTGATTCAGCAAGAGGCTGAtggagaaagacaaaaagggTTTACGACTCGTGCCTTTATGAACAGGGTGCATTGATACATGAACGTAAAGGCtaataaatatcaaatgtaGTCGCATCCCATTGGACACATTTAACTGGTATTAACCGTAGGGTCAATGTTTACCTGGACTGGGTGAGGTGTTTAGTGTAAAGTTGCCTCCACACACCCAAACTCTGTGTGTCTACACAAAGGCACTCAGTCATGCTGCTCAGCAactacagataaaaaaaaccaaatacaataaataaatcaataaaaactaCAGATTTGATGTTTACTGGATTGAAAGAAAGCACAAGGTTGTGTTTGTATCTTCCTGATTCAACGGCAGCAGTGAACTTTGGGGATTTTAATTTAACGGGTCGTTCGGAATCCCCGGTTCGTAGACGTTGTTTCCCTATCTGGGGCGTGCCCTCTCACCCTTTATTGTAATCCAATTTTCATTAGTAGCTACTAATGTCCACTGTACTGGCAACACTGGAACACTGCACAATAAGATGTGATCGTGCCCAGTCTATACATTTAACCCCTTCGGTTAAGCCATTTAGGAAGCGGGTCTTCAGGCCTTTCTTCATTCAGGTGCCATCAGAGTTGGCGTATGAAACGCCTTCGAAACACCTTCAAACTAGTCTGCGAATCACCGTTACAGGATTTCCAGTGCGAGTAGTTTTTCCGTGTTCGTTTTGTCTTCGTGAAAACTTCTTACCTCTTTCTTCATAGAGTCTGGACAACTCTGTGTGGCCCgggagagaaaggaaggaaagtaCGTGTGCAGTGTAGATTCCGGTTTCGCGCCGAAGGCTAGAACCTTCAGACGTGGGTAGATCCTTCTCAGCTGCTCCTGCAGACTGAAGAAACAAACATTTCTTAATAGCGATGAACTTTATCTGGCTTTATCGAGTGAGTGGGGTTTCGGTGTGGTCATGGGTTACCTTGCTGACAGGGCATTTTTGGGCATGTAAGCAAAATCCAGCAGAGGGAAAAATTCTTTCGGGCCCATTACGCCAAAGCCTTTAGACAGATTGGCATGGAGCCTAGAACAAAGATGGAACAagttgcacaaacacacaactaaaGTCTGAGGACCCAAATGTCCGGTCATGTGCAAGATCAAACACAAATACTCACGTGAGCAGTCTCTCTAGGTACGCAATGGCATAGGCAGACAGAGTTTTTACTCCTAGAACAGGGAGCATGATTCCCAGCCACACTAcaggacaaaaataaataaataaataaataaataaaaaataaataaaacacacacacggaattAAACAAACTCTTGAAACAATCCTGAAATCCCAGTCTAATCCGTAATAGGTAATTGATTCCATTGTGTTTGGGTCATGGATAATAGAATAATACTCACCTCTTATGCCTTGGGCGAGATCGGAGAAGCCGGCTTGTCCCAGAGCCCACATGATGCTCAGACACTTCAGAGGACGGTTCTGGTGGGAGCGCAGCAGCTCCAGGTGCTACAAAAGACAGACGTCGTCAAAGACTCGGCAAACAGGACTAATTCACTTAAACGCTTAAAGCGGACGGTAAACAATGGCCACTTTCCAGCTAATAACCCGAATACGTTTGTGTAAAGCAGAGCAGACTTTCGCTACAGGAAATTCCTTCAGACACCTGCTACTGTTATGGGTGGCAAAAGGACACGttaaaatctttatatatatatatatatatatatatatatatattatcttgTATTGATCTATCGGATACTTGTGCTCACGTGACAAATTCGCAGGTCGGAGTGCACCAAACGCAAACTTTGGAGCGCAGCGACATGCAAAATCGTGTCGTGCTgagcgtgcgtgcgtgcatggtGGACAATTCACCCACCTTTGTGTAGGAAAGCGCCGAAATGAACACGCAGTCTTAATTATcatgaaacacttttttttttttttttacaattaattgtgttgtaattgtgtaattgcTTGTATTAATATTAGACTTTTacattttgtagaattttattCAGCTGAACTACAAACCAATAAAATCCTTTtattaaaattagattttttttttttaatc containing:
- the tmem214 gene encoding transmembrane protein 214, with amino-acid sequence MASAPNNNGSAGKWEVVKRGKKQNSQAEKKSRKALIEPNSSKMELFPPVKMSKTIFEGLEKIGKKQNKEQVPPPAETQQKKLNAAKQPKKSQSTSSPKTTHYKTLEEAVKAMDVAELKQQLDKSQAMFPENPCVWLKDLAGYLNSKLLAPDTDPTLSSYAHDYPYCLAGKELRSVIKNLLGKNGDALQELFDHCVLTMLREMDRQTAEPLHGYRMCIQAIMTSKPKIATLSLPQHLELLRSHQNRPLKCLSIMWALGQAGFSDLAQGIRVWLGIMLPVLGVKTLSAYAIAYLERLLTLHANLSKGFGVMGPKEFFPLLDFAYMPKNALSASLQEQLRRIYPRLKVLAFGAKPESTLHTYFPSFLSRATQSCPDSMKKELLSSMTECLCVDTQSLGVWRQLYTKHLTQSSLLLNHLFSIWSTLPPKLRSSLQETIQSFKVTNEEIRATANLDDVQECSAVCSSLQMKIHSRGFPWSRVLLALLVFVAGFIAHDVRSHGAFADSTTALYLQKSGVTAASQQAWSKVSHYSRRSINYLAKNTPHYYSLAVETVGPFLEAALEKTKVAAVFVTQKSSESMLWLQESAPVLVERISAITPESVFKFFEFVKELLLFVHQNYILPGLQYIVTLLQQLWQLLQDSCNGEVSLLCMQNHVVALTNSTWIYLQDTTTAIRSWAQELLFKA